In a genomic window of Helianthus annuus cultivar XRQ/B chromosome 10, HanXRQr2.0-SUNRISE, whole genome shotgun sequence:
- the LOC110885846 gene encoding caffeoylshikimate esterase, whose protein sequence is MTPPPFFWGETPEPEYYTSQNVRNSKSYFQTPNGNIFTQSWLPLDPNQPIKATVFMTHGYTSDTSWMFQNFCIAYAKWGYAVFAADLIGHGRSDGIHGYIGDMDKAAATSLLYFVDVRRSEEYRNMPAFLFGESMGALITMLMYFQSDHDMWSGLIFSSPLFVIPEPMVPSKVLSFSFISYEVGAYDWFIKPNRIIGLFIKAVLIGMIILIFFGRLDHPVRPLALSLRKIGFK, encoded by the coding sequence ATGACACCACCACCGTTCTTCTGGGGCGAAACACCCGAACCCGAATACTACACTTCCCAAAACGTCCGCAACTCCAAATCCTACTTCCAAACCCCCAACGGCAACATCTTCACTCAATCATGGCTTCCCTTAGACCCTAACCAACCCATCAAAGCCACCGTTTTCATGACCCACGGCTACACATCCGACACCAGCTGGATGTTCCAGAACTTCTGCATCGCGTACGCTAAATGGGGGTACGCTGTTTTTGCTGCTGATCTTATTGGCCATGGTCGATCAGACGGCATACATGGGTACATTGGTGATATGGATAAAGCGGCTGCTACATCGTTGTTGTACTTTGTTGATGTTCGTAGGAGTGAAGAGTATAGGAATATGCCGGCGTTTCTGTTTGGGGAATCAATGGGTGCGTTGATTACTATGCTTATGTATTTCCAATCGGATCATGACATGTGGTCTGGGTTGATATTTTCGTCCCCACTTTTTGTTATTCCTGAACCCATGGTTCCGTCCAAGGTACTTTCCTTTTCATTTATTTCCTATGAAGTTGGAGCTTATGATTGGTTTATCAAGCCCAACCGTATTATTGGTTTATTCATCAAAGCGGTTTTAATTGGAATgataattttgattttttttggacGGCTAGATCACCCGGTTAGGCCTTTAGCCTTATCACTCAGaaaaattggatttaaataa